In Desulfosalsimonas propionicica, the DNA window CGCGGGAAAAAAATACGGTCAAGAATTACAGTCTGTTTTTGGCCCGGCTTGATACCCATTTTAAAGGCCGGGATGTTAACTTCATCACGTCCGACCAAATCCTGAAATTTCTGACCCAGGATACCGAGGGCCAGAAACAAACCACCAAGCGTTTCAAGTACACCCTTCTTAAAACCCTTTTCAATTTTATCAAAGACAACGAGGGCCCGGCTCTGGTTAATCCCTGCGATTCACCGGTACTGAAAAAGACGTTTCGCCTGGCCAAAGGCCGCCAGTGGAGCATTCTGGAAAAGGATGCCGTTGATGAGATCATATTCCGCACTGAGAATCTCCGGAATCGGCTAATGCTGGAACTAATGGCCAGAGGTGGAATGCGAATTGGAGAAGTCCTGAAGCTCAGGATGAAGGATGTTGAGGATTGTAAACTGTTTCTGGTCAGCCCGAAAAGCGGGCGGCAAAACGGGGTTGTTTTCATTCCCAAGAAAGTTGCTGCCAGACTCAGGGATTATATCCGGTCAAAGAATATGGAGCCCGGGGAGAGGATTTTCCCGATCGGCTACACCGGCGCCAGGCAAATTGTCAAAAAGGCCGGAAGAAAGATCGGAATCGAAATCAGCCCACATGATCTCCGACGACATGCGGCAACCTATGCAAGCAGGGCCGGTGCTCCCATTGAGATTGTCAGCAAGGTTATTCTCCGACATGCAAATCTTTCGACCACGCAACGGTATCTGGGCAAGGTGAGTGACACCGAAGCCAGCCGGTGGGTGGAAAATATTTTCAGCTAAAAGTGAAAACCGGGGTGTCATATTTGAATGCCCCGGTTTTTCCAGCATGAAATCGAGATTGCTCACTGGCCTCATCTCAGCACTTGTGCCATGCAATAGCCGAATGTGCAATGCCTTTGGTGGTCTGCGGAAAAGCTGAGCTTTCTCCATATTTTAGTTGGGGCAAATGGAAAGCTTGCATCAGATCATTGGCATATTATAATAGGTTCAACGGATTGTTGGAATCAGATATAAATCACGCACACAATGCCTGGTTATAAGAAACGGGGTCGCAATGTATTGCCTGTGAGGTCCATGGAGATTCATTAATGTGGCCTCAGCAACTATTGCGGTTATAAAGCCCAGAACATAAGTGATCTCCAATAGGGCCATCAATCTGATTCCAGATAAGCACGCAGCTATAAAAGAGGTTTTTCGCGTATTGACACCCGCCGTATAGCTCGGGCGACTGCTGAGCCGGATTTTTACTTTCAGGACGATATATGGTATGAGGGGCCTATGAAAGAGCAGCAATACTATCGGAAAGTTATCGATCAACTGAAAAATTGCTTCCAGTTCAGCCACCACTTTATCGCAACTGGCGAAGCGCTCGCAGCGGAAACCCGTGATCCGATATTCCCCTCTGTTGCAGCCGG includes these proteins:
- a CDS encoding tyrosine-type recombinase/integrase, with the translated sequence MARLDTHFKGRDVNFITSDQILKFLTQDTEGQKQTTKRFKYTLLKTLFNFIKDNEGPALVNPCDSPVLKKTFRLAKGRQWSILEKDAVDEIIFRTENLRNRLMLELMARGGMRIGEVLKLRMKDVEDCKLFLVSPKSGRQNGVVFIPKKVAARLRDYIRSKNMEPGERIFPIGYTGARQIVKKAGRKIGIEISPHDLRRHAATYASRAGAPIEIVSKVILRHANLSTTQRYLGKVSDTEASRWVENIFS